One window of Cryptobacterium curtum DSM 15641 genomic DNA carries:
- the polA gene encoding DNA polymerase I translates to MPKTIAVIDGNSLMHRAYHAVPPTMNAPDGTPTNAVFGFLSMFLKFIDIAHPDAVVCAFDVGKPQHRIAALEQYKAQRPPMDDDLRVQFPVVEQVLAAMGIPAVKVPGWEGDDILGTIAARGDAAGYDTLLVTGDKDACQLASDHTRIVNTKRGISDVVIFDPAGVEEKYGVSPEQIPDFLGLMGDSSDNIPGVPGIGPKTAAKLLQRFGSIEGIYEHLDELKGKQQESIRDNRDAAFLSRDVAIIKCDLDFELDLENLTFPSFNEEAVTAAFEKLGMRAHLGRVLSLIGEEAPVGHVVALKWQDYTRNDEAYNLIAQVLDDSVECTGAERIGMAFTISDQENLFESGLKLAVACDTGCALIEGDRARALLGFAVGRSSSLRIAVLDAKEALQCVYPPDTAEEIHIAEADLFAMNFFDVTLAAYVLDSSVSRYDFSYLAETYLEGALAPVEDDDDRLVMQAACLRALIDPMSQALVADGTKGVYDTIDLPLVPVLAHMERIGALLDTDTLQALGSRTAQNIADISERIYELAGEKFNIDSPQQVSHILFDVIGLPPRKRTSRGYSTDAKVLEDLSSEHQLPGLILEYRELAKIMGTYIDALPKLRGADGRLHTSFNETVTTTGRLSSSNPNLQNIPVRTEFGRHIRECFIPLSPEHLFVSADYSQIELRLLAHLSGDAHLIDAFRSGADFHSATAARVFGVPVEEVTPELRSRAKAVNFGIVYGQQAFGLSQSLRIPFGEAQAMIDRYFTAYPVVRAYLDNIVAQAHEKGYALTMFGRKRHIPELRAHNAQQRAFGERIAMNHPMQGTAADIIKKAMVEVDARLRHEFPNAKMMIQVHDELDLSVPADQVGEVSALLKEVMENVVELDVPLIVDVQSAKNWAEAH, encoded by the coding sequence ATGCCAAAAACAATTGCCGTCATTGACGGGAACTCTCTGATGCATCGCGCCTATCATGCGGTGCCTCCCACTATGAATGCTCCCGACGGCACGCCGACCAATGCGGTGTTTGGCTTTCTTTCAATGTTTCTGAAATTTATTGATATCGCTCATCCCGATGCGGTGGTATGTGCGTTTGACGTGGGTAAACCACAGCATCGTATTGCTGCTCTTGAGCAGTACAAGGCTCAGCGTCCACCCATGGATGACGATCTGCGTGTGCAGTTTCCCGTTGTTGAGCAGGTGCTTGCCGCAATGGGCATTCCTGCTGTTAAAGTTCCTGGTTGGGAGGGTGACGATATCTTAGGTACCATTGCGGCGCGTGGCGATGCAGCTGGCTATGACACGCTGCTGGTAACGGGCGATAAGGATGCCTGCCAATTGGCCAGCGACCACACGCGGATTGTCAACACCAAACGCGGCATTTCCGATGTGGTCATATTCGATCCGGCGGGTGTAGAAGAAAAGTATGGTGTTTCTCCTGAACAGATTCCTGACTTTTTAGGGTTGATGGGTGACTCATCAGACAATATTCCAGGGGTGCCAGGTATTGGCCCGAAGACGGCTGCTAAGCTGTTGCAGCGCTTTGGGAGTATTGAAGGCATCTATGAGCATCTCGACGAGCTGAAAGGCAAGCAGCAGGAGAGTATCCGCGATAATCGCGATGCGGCATTTCTTTCGCGTGATGTTGCCATTATTAAGTGCGATCTTGATTTTGAACTCGACCTCGAGAATCTCACTTTTCCGTCATTTAATGAAGAAGCCGTGACAGCTGCGTTTGAGAAGCTTGGCATGCGGGCTCATTTGGGTCGTGTGTTATCGCTCATTGGTGAAGAGGCTCCTGTTGGTCATGTGGTTGCTCTGAAGTGGCAAGACTATACACGTAATGATGAAGCGTACAATCTGATTGCACAGGTGCTTGACGACAGTGTGGAATGCACAGGTGCTGAGCGTATTGGTATGGCATTTACCATATCTGATCAGGAAAACTTATTTGAATCAGGTTTGAAGCTGGCAGTCGCCTGCGACACCGGTTGTGCGCTTATCGAAGGTGATCGCGCACGTGCTTTATTGGGGTTTGCCGTAGGTCGGTCATCTTCTCTGCGCATTGCAGTGCTTGATGCTAAGGAAGCACTTCAGTGTGTTTATCCGCCGGATACTGCTGAAGAGATACATATTGCCGAAGCCGATTTGTTCGCCATGAACTTCTTTGATGTCACCTTGGCTGCCTATGTGCTTGATTCGTCTGTGTCGCGCTATGACTTTTCGTATCTTGCCGAAACATATCTTGAAGGTGCATTGGCGCCCGTTGAGGATGATGATGACCGCTTAGTTATGCAGGCTGCATGCTTACGGGCACTTATCGACCCAATGTCACAGGCGCTGGTGGCCGACGGCACGAAAGGCGTCTACGATACGATTGATCTGCCGCTTGTCCCGGTGCTTGCCCATATGGAGCGCATTGGAGCGCTGCTTGATACTGATACCTTGCAGGCACTTGGTTCTCGTACGGCTCAGAATATTGCTGATATATCAGAGCGTATTTATGAGCTAGCGGGTGAAAAGTTCAATATCGATTCGCCTCAGCAGGTGAGCCATATTCTCTTTGATGTTATTGGTTTGCCGCCGCGTAAACGAACATCACGGGGATATTCAACGGATGCTAAAGTGCTTGAAGATCTTTCAAGCGAACATCAGCTACCGGGCCTTATCTTGGAATATCGCGAGCTGGCAAAGATTATGGGCACCTATATTGATGCGCTGCCAAAGCTGCGTGGAGCTGATGGACGTCTTCATACCTCGTTTAATGAAACCGTAACAACGACGGGGCGTTTAAGTTCAAGTAATCCCAACCTGCAAAATATTCCGGTGCGGACAGAATTTGGACGTCATATTCGGGAATGTTTTATTCCGCTATCACCTGAGCATCTTTTTGTGTCGGCCGATTATTCGCAGATTGAATTGCGCCTGCTCGCGCATCTATCCGGCGATGCTCATTTAATTGACGCCTTCCGTTCAGGTGCCGACTTCCATTCGGCCACTGCTGCTCGTGTCTTTGGGGTACCTGTTGAAGAGGTGACTCCTGAACTGCGCAGCCGTGCGAAAGCAGTTAACTTCGGTATCGTTTATGGGCAGCAAGCATTTGGGTTGTCGCAGAGTTTGCGGATTCCCTTTGGTGAAGCGCAAGCGATGATCGACCGCTACTTTACGGCATATCCGGTTGTGCGGGCGTATCTTGATAACATTGTTGCGCAGGCACATGAGAAGGGCTACGCACTCACGATGTTTGGTCGTAAGCGCCATATCCCTGAATTGCGTGCTCATAATGCGCAGCAGCGAGCTTTTGGTGAACGCATCGCGATGAATCATCCAATGCAGGGAACAGCAGCCGATATCATCAAGAAGGCCATGGTCGAAGTCGATGCGCGCCTACGTCATGAATTCCCTAATGCGAAGATGATGATTCAGGTTCACGACGAACTTGACCTGTCAGTGCCAGCTGACCAGGTAGGAGAGGTATCTGCCCTCTTAAAAGAGGTAATGGAAAACGTTGTTGAATTGGATGTGCCGCTTATTGTTGATGTGCAGAGCGCCAAAAACTGGGCAGAAGCACACTAG
- a CDS encoding MetQ/NlpA family ABC transporter substrate-binding protein: protein MTFKKTHRNTLALKAALVAAVAVVAFALAGCGTAGTSSTNDTVIKVGASPTPHAEILKAVKDELAAKGYTLEVVEYQDYIQPNVALNDGDLDANYFQHAPYLDNYNEQNKTDLVSIGAIHFEPMSLYAGKSSDLSAIADGAKIAVPSDATNEARALLLLQDQGILKLKDGAGLEATTNDIVENPYHVQFIEVEAASVARQLQDADFAIVNGNFAQAAGLDSSKVLVSESAQSEAAKTYANVVAVRAADKDSAKSKALYEALTSDTARQFIESTYNGAVVPVF from the coding sequence ATGACATTCAAAAAGACACACCGAAACACCCTTGCACTGAAGGCAGCACTTGTTGCCGCTGTGGCTGTTGTGGCTTTTGCCTTGGCCGGCTGCGGGACCGCAGGTACCTCGTCGACGAATGACACAGTCATTAAAGTGGGCGCAAGTCCGACACCGCATGCTGAAATACTCAAAGCTGTTAAAGATGAACTGGCAGCCAAAGGCTATACCTTAGAGGTTGTCGAATATCAGGACTATATTCAGCCGAATGTCGCGCTCAATGATGGCGACTTGGACGCAAACTATTTCCAGCATGCACCCTATTTGGACAACTACAACGAGCAGAATAAAACCGATCTTGTGAGCATCGGTGCTATTCACTTTGAGCCGATGAGCCTCTATGCAGGCAAGAGCTCCGATCTTTCTGCTATTGCTGATGGTGCAAAAATCGCCGTTCCCAGCGATGCTACCAACGAAGCGCGTGCTCTGCTGCTTTTGCAGGATCAAGGTATCTTGAAGCTTAAGGATGGCGCAGGGCTTGAAGCTACGACAAACGACATCGTCGAGAATCCCTACCATGTTCAGTTTATTGAGGTTGAAGCTGCCTCAGTAGCTCGCCAGCTACAGGACGCCGACTTTGCCATCGTGAATGGTAATTTTGCTCAAGCAGCCGGTCTTGATTCTTCCAAGGTCTTGGTCAGTGAATCTGCCCAGTCTGAAGCAGCAAAAACATACGCCAATGTTGTTGCTGTGCGTGCAGCGGACAAAGATTCCGCTAAGAGCAAGGCACTGTACGAGGCTCTGACCAGCGATACGGCTCGGCAGTTTATTGAATCAACGTACAACGGTGCTGTCGTGCCGGTCTTCTAG
- a CDS encoding winged helix-turn-helix domain-containing protein has protein sequence MIPSTVTNNETDEARKQVAFVADSLKSAYKFRQVLSALPIDFVAHSTARFERALDHGQHFDLVIFEFNQNVSMSMAALETALVEAGGIPTLIIAPADILEETRLPSQVKSDFVVSSASEGECSVRIRRLLWPRNDALETDTITVGSLCINLATYQVTIAGTPLDLTYLEYALLAFLAAHPGRTFSRDALLQRVWGFDYYGGSRTVDVHVRRVRSKLGPDLAHHLETVRGVGYLWQI, from the coding sequence ATGATACCGAGTACAGTCACAAATAACGAAACTGACGAAGCCCGCAAGCAGGTTGCGTTTGTTGCCGATAGCTTAAAGAGTGCGTATAAGTTTCGGCAGGTGCTCTCGGCACTTCCTATCGATTTTGTCGCCCATTCAACAGCTCGGTTTGAGCGTGCCTTAGACCACGGTCAGCACTTCGATTTGGTGATTTTTGAGTTCAATCAAAACGTATCGATGTCGATGGCTGCCCTAGAAACAGCTTTGGTTGAGGCCGGTGGCATACCAACACTTATTATTGCGCCTGCCGATATATTGGAAGAAACACGTCTTCCAAGCCAGGTAAAAAGCGATTTTGTCGTTTCATCGGCAAGCGAAGGGGAGTGCAGCGTTCGTATTCGACGCTTGCTCTGGCCTCGTAATGATGCGCTTGAGACCGACACCATTACCGTTGGTTCACTGTGCATCAACCTTGCAACCTATCAGGTTACTATCGCGGGCACTCCGCTTGATCTGACCTACCTTGAATACGCGCTCCTCGCGTTTCTTGCAGCACACCCTGGTCGTACGTTTAGTCGTGATGCCTTGTTGCAGCGTGTGTGGGGCTTTGACTACTACGGTGGAAGCCGCACGGTTGACGTACATGTCCGTCGCGTACGGAGCAAACTGGGACCAGATTTAGCGCATCACTTAGAAACCGTACGTGGTGTTGGCTATCTGTGGCAAATCTAG
- a CDS encoding ABC-F family ATP-binding cassette domain-containing protein, whose translation MLTCKDASLDFPTKTIFSEVTLGISSGDRIGIVGANGDGKSTLLNLLARRIEPDTGQVIPSGNATIGLLGQRDTLNNNNTVADVLAGAQVDAFTWEASREARTIVEKLLGDVDHSKRVADLSGGQRRRCDLARLLIGDWDILMLDEPTNHLDIGAIHWLAEHLRSRWQSGSGALLVVTHDRWFLDEVCRTMWEVHDGQVDPFEGGYSAYVMQRVERDRRAALAKQKRENKLRKELAWLSRGAQARRSKPRFHLEAAQALIADVPEMRNSLELKQMAVSRLGKQVLELSDVCLDRGGQRILTDITWNIGPGDRIGILGENGAGKSSLLHLLNGSLRPTLGHIKTGRTVHFATLTQNLDELTPLEEDTIRVVLSRYKTFYQVEGKKLTPAALLERAGFTPAEMNARIKDLSGGQRRRLQLLLILLDEPNVLILDEPGNDLDTDMLAVTEDLLDNWPGTLIVVSHDRYFIERVTDSQFALIDGHIHHVPGGVDEYLSLLEQKHQSTQSNTAKGTQTAPRNTNTTRATSAHSFTTASNESARSSATHNARKTSDSTRDVTSDELSNAERHALRKQLYSLERKMKTQQNRVTKAQEILAETDPFDFVALGVAQAELQHHQAALSELEDTWLEISDRI comes from the coding sequence ATGCTTACCTGTAAAGATGCTAGCTTGGACTTCCCCACCAAAACTATTTTCAGCGAGGTAACACTGGGCATATCGTCAGGTGATCGTATTGGTATTGTCGGAGCTAATGGCGACGGCAAGTCAACACTGCTGAACCTGCTCGCACGACGCATCGAACCCGACACGGGTCAGGTTATACCTAGTGGCAATGCAACTATCGGATTGCTGGGCCAACGTGATACTCTCAACAACAACAACACCGTTGCAGACGTGCTAGCAGGTGCCCAAGTTGATGCTTTCACCTGGGAGGCAAGTCGCGAGGCACGAACTATTGTCGAAAAACTCTTGGGCGACGTTGACCATTCAAAACGCGTTGCCGACCTTTCGGGCGGACAACGCCGCCGTTGTGACCTTGCGCGTCTGCTGATTGGCGACTGGGATATTCTCATGCTCGATGAGCCAACAAACCACCTCGATATCGGTGCTATTCATTGGCTTGCCGAACACCTGCGTAGCCGCTGGCAAAGTGGAAGTGGAGCCCTTTTGGTTGTCACGCATGACCGCTGGTTTCTTGACGAAGTCTGCCGCACAATGTGGGAAGTACATGATGGACAGGTTGACCCCTTTGAAGGTGGTTATTCGGCCTATGTCATGCAGCGGGTTGAACGCGACCGACGTGCCGCCCTTGCGAAGCAAAAACGCGAAAACAAGCTGCGTAAAGAACTGGCGTGGCTGTCGCGCGGCGCGCAAGCACGACGAAGTAAACCACGTTTCCATCTTGAGGCTGCTCAGGCGCTGATTGCTGACGTGCCCGAAATGCGCAACTCCCTTGAATTAAAACAAATGGCCGTATCGCGTTTGGGCAAGCAGGTACTTGAACTTTCTGATGTCTGTCTTGACCGTGGTGGACAGAGAATTCTCACCGATATCACGTGGAATATCGGACCTGGTGACCGCATTGGTATTCTTGGTGAAAACGGCGCTGGCAAGTCGTCGTTACTGCATCTACTCAATGGCAGCTTGCGCCCAACCTTGGGGCACATTAAAACAGGACGCACTGTTCACTTTGCTACTTTGACACAAAACCTTGACGAGCTTACCCCGCTTGAAGAAGACACCATTCGGGTAGTGTTATCGCGCTATAAAACCTTCTATCAGGTAGAAGGCAAGAAACTTACCCCTGCTGCGCTACTTGAGCGCGCTGGCTTTACGCCGGCAGAAATGAATGCGCGTATCAAAGATCTCTCCGGTGGGCAACGACGGCGACTCCAGCTTCTGCTTATTCTGCTCGACGAACCCAACGTGCTCATCTTAGACGAGCCTGGTAACGATCTCGACACCGACATGCTCGCAGTCACTGAAGATCTGCTCGACAACTGGCCCGGTACTCTTATTGTGGTTAGTCACGACCGCTATTTCATAGAACGAGTAACCGATAGCCAATTCGCGCTCATAGATGGCCATATCCACCATGTACCAGGCGGTGTTGACGAATACCTTTCGCTGCTTGAGCAGAAGCACCAAAGCACGCAATCGAATACAGCAAAAGGCACCCAAACCGCCCCGCGCAATACGAATACAACGCGTGCTACATCGGCACATTCCTTTACAACAGCAAGTAACGAGTCAGCACGTTCCTCTGCAACACATAACGCGCGCAAAACATCCGACAGCACACGTGATGTAACAAGCGATGAACTCTCAAACGCCGAGAGGCATGCACTGCGCAAGCAACTGTATAGCCTTGAGAGGAAAATGAAAACCCAACAAAATCGTGTGACTAAGGCGCAAGAAATACTTGCAGAAACTGATCCTTTCGACTTTGTTGCACTGGGCGTGGCACAGGCAGAATTGCAGCATCATCAGGCAGCTTTGAGTGAGCTTGAGGACACCTGGTTAGAAATAAGTGACCGTATATAG
- a CDS encoding mechanosensitive ion channel family protein, with translation MSDALSGFIQNYALAVSVLAAIVIIVVTYIVQRWVFSLIKRLSNSDKTPLPGGSILANIARIIIWLLGLAILSKVCFNYDLTAFVTALGVGGIAISLGFQDTLLNLIGGLQVSLGKIVELGEYIEVLGQRGRVVDIGWRHTTIIDSSGSLHSIPNSLMNKNAIASIGEEGVVSVPFLLAIGSDLDAFSNRAVEAARHALGHAIGDKGVSVLMRGEEVGGLAGDITVHYKRSRITSSDAADKVLRAIAPVLTEYADES, from the coding sequence ATGTCCGATGCTCTCAGTGGATTCATTCAGAATTATGCGCTGGCTGTTTCGGTGCTTGCTGCTATTGTCATTATTGTTGTTACTTATATCGTCCAACGATGGGTGTTTTCGCTGATCAAACGGTTATCAAACAGCGATAAAACCCCTCTACCGGGTGGATCCATTCTGGCAAACATCGCTCGCATCATCATTTGGTTGCTGGGTTTAGCCATTCTTTCAAAGGTTTGTTTCAACTACGATCTCACGGCATTTGTTACGGCGTTAGGTGTTGGCGGTATTGCGATCTCGCTTGGTTTTCAAGATACTTTGCTCAACCTTATTGGCGGATTGCAGGTCTCGCTTGGTAAGATCGTTGAACTCGGGGAATACATCGAGGTACTTGGTCAACGCGGGCGGGTTGTCGATATTGGTTGGCGCCATACGACGATCATTGATTCATCCGGCAGCCTTCATTCCATACCGAATTCACTCATGAACAAAAACGCCATTGCCAGTATCGGTGAAGAAGGGGTTGTGAGCGTTCCTTTTCTTTTAGCTATAGGAAGTGATCTTGATGCGTTTAGTAACCGAGCCGTTGAAGCAGCGCGTCATGCACTCGGTCATGCAATAGGCGATAAGGGTGTATCGGTCCTTATGCGCGGGGAAGAAGTGGGTGGATTAGCTGGCGATATAACGGTGCACTATAAGCGTTCGCGGATTACTTCATCTGATGCAGCCGATAAGGTACTGCGTGCCATTGCTCCCGTGCTTACCGAGTATGCCGATGAGAGTTAG
- a CDS encoding methionine ABC transporter permease, whose amino-acid sequence MEVLTSFFGQYGQLLLVGTRDTVVMTLVSTLFAYLLGIPLGVLVTLTAPDGLRPHPALSRVLGWLVNIGRSVPFIILLVALIPFTRFIVGTSLGVPGAIVPLVISAAPFVARMVEQSLREVDSGLVEAAQSFGASTWQIVWKVYLHEAVPSLIRGASITLITLLGYSAMAGTVGAGGLGDIAIRYGYQRYQNDVMIATIIILIVLVQIVQSAGDMTARRMDKRNR is encoded by the coding sequence ATGGAAGTACTCACTTCGTTTTTCGGTCAGTATGGGCAACTATTGCTGGTTGGAACGCGTGACACCGTTGTTATGACACTCGTCTCAACGCTGTTTGCTTATCTGTTAGGTATTCCGCTTGGCGTACTGGTAACACTGACGGCGCCAGATGGGTTGCGACCCCATCCCGCTCTTTCGCGCGTGTTGGGTTGGCTAGTCAATATCGGTCGCTCGGTACCGTTCATTATCTTGCTTGTTGCCCTTATTCCCTTTACGCGCTTTATTGTGGGCACGAGTCTTGGAGTTCCTGGTGCCATTGTGCCGCTGGTTATTTCTGCCGCACCCTTTGTTGCGCGTATGGTTGAACAAAGCTTGCGTGAAGTTGATAGCGGTTTGGTGGAGGCAGCACAAAGTTTTGGTGCTTCGACGTGGCAGATTGTCTGGAAGGTATATCTGCATGAAGCTGTGCCGTCGCTCATACGTGGGGCTTCAATCACGCTTATTACGCTGCTTGGTTATTCAGCGATGGCCGGCACAGTAGGGGCCGGTGGTTTAGGTGATATTGCTATTCGCTATGGGTACCAGCGCTACCAAAACGACGTGATGATAGCCACGATTATTATTCTTATCGTGCTTGTTCAGATCGTGCAGAGTGCCGGTGATATGACTGCGCGGCGAATGGATAAGCGCAATCGGTAA
- a CDS encoding MerR family transcriptional regulator, with the protein MYNPHYPCASDRKEPTTESDTGYSTVGEVAERVGITVRTLQYYDQAGILKPSAKGSRNQRLYSEEDIENVYRILVMKFLGIQLDDIKRDQDDYRTIDSVKQLFSEKSKTMEAEFNELLRHFTALKNLAATTRDDDSIDWSRYARIIQDFEDGGKYFWQLSCVYEENASREVEAAVQRNIEEKQRHHEKMRAMHELIAQAIVLMHDGVPADDERAQELARKFNSIQDKTGWAMPVNHFILGDAHSSHSGDHAHTNHHASDSMPPSLAEANTSPFGELRNDVGAYFLKASQALQKQQKRKEL; encoded by the coding sequence ATCTATAATCCGCACTATCCTTGCGCATCGGATCGAAAGGAGCCGACCACGGAATCGGATACAGGTTATAGCACCGTCGGCGAAGTCGCAGAACGCGTCGGTATTACCGTACGAACGCTCCAATACTACGATCAAGCGGGCATCCTCAAGCCGTCGGCAAAGGGCAGCCGCAATCAGCGTCTCTATTCCGAAGAGGATATCGAGAATGTCTATCGCATTCTGGTCATGAAATTCCTTGGCATTCAGCTCGATGATATTAAGCGCGATCAGGATGATTACCGCACTATTGATAGTGTCAAACAGCTGTTCAGCGAGAAATCAAAGACCATGGAAGCGGAATTTAACGAGCTGTTACGGCACTTTACTGCTTTGAAAAACCTTGCCGCTACCACGCGCGATGACGACAGTATTGACTGGTCTCGCTATGCGCGCATCATTCAAGACTTTGAGGATGGCGGAAAGTATTTCTGGCAGCTGAGCTGTGTATACGAAGAAAATGCTTCACGGGAAGTTGAAGCCGCTGTTCAGCGCAATATTGAAGAAAAGCAGCGCCATCATGAAAAAATGCGTGCGATGCACGAACTGATTGCGCAGGCTATCGTACTCATGCATGATGGCGTTCCCGCTGATGATGAACGAGCACAAGAACTTGCTCGTAAATTCAATTCTATCCAGGACAAAACCGGTTGGGCGATGCCGGTTAACCACTTTATTCTTGGTGATGCGCACTCTTCGCATAGTGGCGATCATGCGCATACAAACCATCATGCTTCCGACAGTATGCCTCCTTCGCTGGCAGAGGCGAATACCTCGCCCTTTGGCGAGCTGCGCAACGATGTCGGCGCGTACTTCTTAAAGGCAAGTCAAGCGCTACAAAAACAGCAAAAACGAAAAGAATTGTAG
- a CDS encoding glutamine synthetase family protein, with protein MTPDQEYVMRTIESRDVHFVRFWFTDVMGNLKSFAVSPGELADAFSYGMGFDGSCIAGFTGAAESDMLAFPDAGTFQILPWRPDSNAVARMFCSIRTPEGDVFEGDSRAILARVVEQVRQRGFLVNIGPELEYFYFCDSTAPVVLDRGGYFDLTQLDSGSDLRRDTVLTLERMGIPVEYSHHESGQSQHEVDLRYSDACSMADAVMTYKMVVKEVAAKHGVYASFMPKPLSDQPGSGMHLHVSLFTPDDHNAFWDEQAEADYHLSHLAKCFIAGLLHYAPEYSLVTNQYVNSYKRLTGGADSPSYISWGRSNRSTLIRIPGYKPHKENACRIELRNPDPACNPYLAIAAVLAAGLAGIDEELEAPAPVDGHNLALHTSAQLEQAGIAQMPRTLAEAVDAFAQSRLMQRVLGEHIHSYLVQAKRAEYRAYQATVSPWELDHYLEVL; from the coding sequence ATGACTCCCGATCAAGAATATGTGATGCGCACGATTGAGTCGCGCGATGTCCACTTTGTGCGTTTCTGGTTTACCGACGTGATGGGTAACCTAAAGTCCTTTGCGGTGAGCCCTGGTGAATTGGCTGATGCCTTTAGCTACGGTATGGGTTTCGATGGAAGCTGTATAGCTGGATTCACGGGCGCCGCTGAAAGCGACATGCTGGCGTTTCCCGATGCGGGCACCTTTCAAATTCTTCCTTGGCGCCCCGATTCAAATGCCGTGGCACGCATGTTTTGCAGTATTCGCACTCCCGAAGGCGACGTGTTTGAAGGGGATTCGCGCGCGATTCTTGCGCGGGTGGTTGAGCAGGTGCGCCAGCGGGGCTTTTTAGTGAATATTGGCCCAGAACTTGAGTACTTTTATTTTTGCGATAGTACCGCGCCGGTTGTTCTTGATCGTGGGGGATACTTCGATTTAACGCAGCTTGATTCAGGGTCGGACTTACGCCGTGATACCGTGCTAACACTCGAGCGCATGGGCATTCCCGTGGAATATAGCCATCACGAAAGCGGTCAGAGCCAACACGAGGTTGACCTACGCTATTCCGATGCATGCAGCATGGCTGATGCTGTTATGACGTACAAGATGGTCGTAAAAGAAGTCGCTGCCAAGCACGGCGTATACGCAAGTTTCATGCCGAAACCGCTTTCCGATCAGCCAGGAAGCGGCATGCATTTACACGTTAGTCTTTTCACCCCCGACGACCATAATGCGTTCTGGGATGAACAGGCGGAAGCGGACTATCACCTGTCTCATCTGGCAAAGTGTTTTATTGCTGGCCTTTTGCATTACGCTCCTGAATATTCACTTGTTACCAACCAGTACGTTAACTCGTACAAGCGGCTAACCGGTGGGGCAGACTCACCGTCATATATTAGCTGGGGGCGGTCGAATCGCAGCACGCTCATTCGCATACCGGGCTATAAGCCACATAAGGAAAATGCGTGTCGCATTGAACTGCGCAATCCCGATCCTGCCTGCAACCCGTATCTTGCTATCGCGGCGGTGCTTGCTGCGGGGCTCGCCGGCATTGATGAAGAGCTTGAAGCGCCCGCACCGGTCGACGGGCATAATCTTGCGTTGCATACGTCTGCCCAGCTTGAGCAAGCAGGTATTGCCCAGATGCCCCGCACGCTTGCCGAAGCGGTCGATGCATTTGCTCAATCTCGCTTGATGCAGCGCGTGCTTGGTGAACATATTCATAGCTACCTTGTGCAAGCAAAACGTGCGGAATATCGCGCCTATCAGGCAACGGTTAGCCCGTGGGAGCTTGATCACTATCTCGAAGTCCTGTAA
- a CDS encoding TetR/AcrR family transcriptional regulator, translating to MARPRNEKLKVVIRRKAWQLFVTIGYDETTYTILAKACNIKRPLVQYHFPKKETLAQQFLQAELERAQQAWNFSDNDLSHSLDALYAVGTTLYESFLSDEGRALFLRDILTSRSLTRTVMPFNTAWITSHAQSTQSDQVRNGEEFEPTDETLTHFGGFYEALYKHLAEGTSYDVASGLAPVMKTIAKQLGYPMAQIYHLNPEESFGTFALSAALHRMQEDPLACWLYEGNFYKQDSELLAHV from the coding sequence ATGGCACGACCACGTAATGAAAAACTGAAAGTCGTCATCCGCCGTAAGGCGTGGCAGCTGTTCGTTACTATTGGTTACGATGAAACAACCTATACCATTCTTGCTAAAGCCTGCAATATCAAACGCCCGCTTGTTCAATATCATTTTCCGAAAAAGGAAACGCTCGCTCAGCAATTTCTGCAAGCTGAACTCGAGCGTGCACAGCAAGCTTGGAACTTTTCTGATAACGACCTGTCACACAGTCTCGATGCCCTATATGCGGTTGGCACTACCTTGTATGAATCGTTTCTTTCCGATGAAGGTCGAGCGCTTTTCTTACGTGATATTCTTACAAGCCGTTCGTTAACCCGCACTGTGATGCCCTTCAATACCGCCTGGATTACCTCACATGCACAAAGTACTCAATCTGATCAGGTACGTAACGGCGAAGAATTCGAGCCAACTGACGAAACACTTACCCATTTTGGCGGCTTCTACGAGGCACTGTATAAGCATCTTGCCGAAGGAACCTCGTATGATGTTGCAAGTGGACTTGCGCCCGTCATGAAAACTATCGCCAAACAGCTCGGGTACCCAATGGCGCAAATCTATCACCTGAACCCCGAAGAGAGTTTCGGCACCTTTGCTCTTTCAGCTGCGCTCCATCGCATGCAGGAAGATCCACTTGCCTGCTGGCTCTACGAAGGTAATTTTTACAAACAGGATTCGGAACTACTCGCGCACGTCTAA